The Prionailurus bengalensis isolate Pbe53 chromosome B1, Fcat_Pben_1.1_paternal_pri, whole genome shotgun sequence genomic interval GGCCCAGGGCTGGTTACGCTAAAGAGCGGCCTTCtgctgctgcccccccccccacccacccactcccccacccccggcccttgCCCAACTGAGCACCCGGATCAAAGATGGAAGCTGGACTTTGGGGGACATAGATTCTTGGAGTCCAGATAATGCTCTCCGTCCAGGCGGAGATTTTCCTGGTGTGTTTACGGCCAGGAAGGGATAGACGATGACGCTGAGTGGGCTTTCGCCACCCCTCCCCTAAGCACTGGGACCCCAAAGCAGGCCAGACGACTTGGACCTGGGAGGCTGCCGGATCTATTGCATCTTTCCGGAAGGAGGGAAATAGGAAAGCTTCGGACGGAGCCTGTGGATAGCTCCTAGAGGCCGGGAAGTAATAACAATGAGCTACCTTACATATGAAAGAACCTTGGCGGGGTCGCTCTCAGCGGATTATCTGTTTGGATCAGCACCTCCAACCAGCTAGGGAGGCTGAGGGGGCGGAGACGACCTACCCCTAGGGGAGACTTGGGTGATTCCGGGAAaggagcccacccccccccccaacacacacacacactcactttcCCCCTCCTGGCACCCAAGTTCCGGTTTCCAGCTGTAAACTTACTGTTTGCAGTCCTCGAGGGTAGTAGAGCCCTAGCTCCACGAGAGCAAAGGCCAACCTGTTTCACCTCTGCACACTCAGTGCCCGCTGGCGTGTGCAGGATGAATGAACCAACGCTGCCAAGGCCACGACTAGCGCTCGTGGATCTCCAGGCAGGGCTCCTTCCTCTGTTCCCCAGTCCTTCCCAGACTGTCCACCTGGCGCATTCTCTGCCAGTCCTATGGGCCTGGCACTAGCCTTTAGGAACGGGGCCTATACTCCGTTCCGCGATCCTGAGCGCCGCGCCGCGAGAGCCCTTGTGTGTTAGGGCCCGCGCTACCTTCGAGCGTTGAGTCATCCCTTTCATTTAaggagcggggggagggcaggTCTTTTATCCAAAACCGGGAAATGGTGGGCAGTCTTGTGTGGGCCTGACGAGATTCTGCAAAGGCATTTCCCCAACGGCAAAATCTAGACGTATTCCAACAACACAACCACCCCAACGTTTTAGTCCCTTTTCCATGTAAAAGTTTTGCTCACTCGACTTTATTCgtaattctgatttttaaaagggcaGGCGGGAGCACACGGTATAGTTATGGGCCACGCTGCGAACTGTGGCTGCAGACTGGAGAGGAAACCAAGCTCGCCTAGGCGGCCTGGGGCCGACAGGTCCCGGGCGCGAGCCGAAGAAAGCACAAAGAGCCTGAGCTCTCGGCTCAGAGGGATGCAGTTCTGCCGCACAGCTCCGGGGTCCCAGCAGAAACTTCAGGCTGGGGTCAAACAACCCCCGACCGGGGCCTCGCAGGGGGCGGAGCGCGTTTCCCCCGGGACCCGGTGGCGAGGCCGCCCATCGCGTCCCCAGCGTTCCCCCACCTCCCGCAAACCGTGCTCCGCActctcggggcgggggggtggggagcgcaGCTGCCAGGCTTGtctatttgtttgttgtttaaagcAACCCTTGAGCACGCGATCAGCAGCATCTAAAGTGGGcggggagccggggaggggggcagaattTCCTTCCAGGGAGCGCGTGAGGGGCATTCTCAACGGAAAACAAGACCTAGAGAGTAGTGACCAACCCTCCTCGGATTACTCTGCACTggctcctccctttcttcccccctccccacctccagattTGCATAAAAAAGGCCAAGAAAACTCTGGCTGGGCCCCAGCAGTGGCTCACTCTGCTCCCCCGGGTCGGAGCCCCCCGGAGCTGAGCTCGGGCTTGCGGCGCGAAGCCGAGTGGAGAGCTTCTCGCCCGCACAGTCCTCCCGGCGCCCGGCGTCTCGGCCGCCCGCTTTCCAGGCCCCCCGAACCGCCCAGAGCAGAGCGAGCGAGCCGGGACGAACTCCGCCCCGGCTGCCTCCCGCTTCCCCGGCTCCGCTCTCCGCCCCCCGGGGGTCGCGCGCCCACGATGCCGCAGGGCCCTGGCTCGCTGCTGCTGCTCGTCCTCGCCTCGCACTGCTGCTTGGGCTCCGCGCGCGGGCTCTTCTTCGGCCAGCCCGACTTCTCCTACAAGCGCAGCAACTGCAAGCCCATCCCGGCCAACCTGCAGCTGTGCCACGGCATAGAGTACCAGAACATGCGGCTGCCCAACCTGCTGGGCCACGAGACCATGAAGGAGGTGCTGGAGCAGGCGGGCGCCTGGATCCCGCTGGTCATGAAGCAgtgccacccagacaccaagAAGTTCCTGTGCTCGCTCTTCGCCCCGGTCTGCCTCGATGACCTGGACGAAACCATCCAACCGTGCCACTCTCTCTGCGTGCAGGTGAAGGACCGCTGCGCTCCAGTCATGTCCGCCTTCGGCTTCCCCTGGCCAGACATGCTCGAGTGCGACCGTTTCCCCCAGGACAACGACCTCTGCATCCCCCTCGCGAGCAGCGACCACCTCCTGCCGGCCACCGAGGAAGGTAAGCCTTTCCCCCATATTCCCCGCTTCTTGCCCCCACCCAGCTCCACTAAGGCTTTCCGTGGGGATCTCGAGGCCCACAACCCACATCCCGATGTGTCCCCGCGAGGGGTACCAGTCCCAGGTGAGGCAAACGTTCTTCTTGCTGTAGTTTGTCCTCGTGACAAATTtgagacaccacacacacacacccaagtcTCTCATTCCCTTCTGAGTTACACCAGTTGCTCTTagagacagtttaaaaaaaaaaaaaagcaaaagaaaagaaagaaagaaaaaagaaaaagcgaAGGACTGACGGCATTTTTCCCCCTTAGAGATGCACAGTTAATTTTAAAGGAGGTCGCACTTTTGAGATCATTAGAAGTGGTGCTGTGCTGAGGAGTTAGTAGTGAGCACCCTGGCCAGAGGCTCCTTGCTCAGCCTCCTGCAACACGTTCTCACCACCGGGCAGGATTCTAGGCAGGGAAACATTCTCGTGCAGGCACGATAGCCAAAACGCATAGTCATTTAAGGTATTTTTTGTTCTCTGTCGACTTAGGTTTTGGGAATAAAAGCCGGACTGGCTCGCGGAGCATGTTGAAATTGAGCGCTGGTTGTACTTACTGCTCAGTGATCTAAGGAAGAGGGCATAAAGGGCATCTCCAGGCATTTTTCTATCGCTAATCATCTTATATCTTAGGAGTGGTTTTAATTAACTGGAGAAAATCATGCAAAAGAGAGTTTCCCAGGTTTCTAGAAAACAAGAGGGGGAAGTTCCTGTGCAAAAACCATCAAAGCAATGAAAACCTCATGGGTTCTTGATACTCTTCCTGAGAGAAAAACATACACAATGTGTCTGAGCTGATTCAGGTCCCCTGGGGATGGAAAGGGAGCTCCTTCATCCCTTGCAGGGCTCCAGCAGTCTCTCCTTTTCAATCTCTAATTGTTTTCCTATCGCCATCACTGTTTAAAGAAAATGCACAGTTGTTCAGCAATCTTTTCTGGCAGGCACCTCCAGTTTGCAATCATGTTATTGGTTAGATTTCTAATTTATTGCAAATGTTTGGCATATTTCAAACATTTGTCCAACATATACCACAGACCAACCAATACAGGTTagtaacattttatatacattccTAGAGCTCCTAAttggaaatgtttcattttgtttgagtGAGGGGAATTAAGGACAGTTTTATGTgtgtgacttttgtttttatttctttccaccaCCAGCACCAACATTATAAAGTACATTTCTCCAAATCGCCTTCTCCCCCTTCAGAATAAAAGTTTACGGTCTTCAAAACATGCtctgaaatttttctaatttgataCATATCTCTGATATCTTGAGTCACATAAagtttttttctgtgaaaattcaATTTCATATGAATGAAAATCAAACTTCTCCTAAATTTTGAACACAGCACTAGCACAATTACAAATGCAAGAAAGGGAACAGTATGttttcttccccgccccccccccccagcaggctCTCTGATCATTGTGCTAGTGCATATTCCTACATTTGGTCAGACCCCCAGAGACAGTTAGCTTCAATTATGATTCACTTCAGGAAAAGCTTTAGGTTTTTTGCTTGGTTGgttgtgttttggtttggggtttttaagggggtggggggttgtttgtttctgACAGTTTGAAATGGAGAAAGAGGGGCAAGAAGAACCCGCACAGGAAGGAAGATAACCATGAAATAAAAGCAGCTTAATTCAACCACAGACTTGACAAAAAGCACAGGGTGATACAGAAGCGGTTAGAGCAGGTTATTGTAATTACCGAGGCGTGTTTCAAGGTGGGAAGAACCGGTATGTAACCCCTGCAACACTAGCCACCTCTCCCTGTCCAGACTTGAAAGTATCCTGAAGTGACCTTCCTGAGACGCAACTCTGCTGAAGAGCCCAGCAGAGGCTGAGCCACACTGGTGTCCTGCAGCCGAAAAAGACAATCTTTTGGCTATGTTTTGTGGTAACCAATTTTCCAAAGCCCCTCCAGGTTTCTTCTGGTGCTTTGTCCTCAGAGAAGCTTTGGGAACAACTTTGAATTTCAGAGACAGAATCTGTCTCAGGAGTGAGGAGGAAGAGCTAAAAAGCCAAAACCCATCCCAGTTAACTGTCCACTGTGCCCACAACACCCTTTTTGCAGGGAGGGGGGTTGACCTGTCATTTCTCAAACACAACTATAGGCGTTCTTGTTTTGCCCATGAGAAAGCAGGAGTCACAGAAGACTTTCCTGGGAATGAGTGATCCTTTTTCAAAGAGGCAGAAGCTGGGGTCTTACAGAACAATTGCTACTCTGGCCTGGATAAGCCCCTTTGAGTTGTTTACAAACGCCACCTGCTGTTCCCTTTTAAGCAAACTTACTAACTTTTCACATTTCTAGCTCCAAAGGTATGTGAAgcctgcaaaaataaaaatgaggatgaCAACGACATAATGGAAACTCTTTGTAAAAATGATTTTGGTAAGTAATACACCAACAACAAAGATTTCACATACGAAAGCTTTATTTGCCAGTACAACTTACAGGTACAAATCATTAAGATGTTATTGGATAAGACTTGGGTAAAATACTATATCTAACTTGCTCTATCCCGGTTTTCTCCCTAGGTAACTATCTTGCCTGAGTTGTATCTTTTTAGGTGAGACTCATTGTTCTGTCTCAGTCAAATACTGAGAATTATTCAAATTAGGACTTTTGAATGgcacatttttcatttcactttggcTTTTTCTTGCCAATAAGCATGATCTTGGGCCATGTTCTTTCACTCACTAGATATGTGTGCCAGGAATTAAAGCATGTAAATATTAGCCCCAGCAAAAACAGACTGAAGGCATTAAGttaactagaaataaaagtttgTTCCAGcatcaaatagaaatatttttacctTATTCATAGCCCATAATGCTTTGCTCCTCTGCATTCTATCACTAGTGACTATGTCCAAGGTATAGGCTAATAATTTGGGGAGAGGAgttccttaaatttaaaaagaagaaaaaataaagattaggaaTTTACTttggcaaaatatatgaaaggcGCCATGATGACATAGTGCTTGGAGATAATAATGTGTGTGATATGTTACCCAGATTCACAGAGGGTGGGTCACCACCCTTAGGAGAGTCTTGTACGAGAAAAGAGGGATGaacactgtccacacagagcttcATCACCACCTATCCACTGTCCTCAGGGCTCTGAGGTAAGGGCCAAGCCCAGCTAGACCCAGAAATCAGTGCTAACTTTGGAGTCAGAAGTGGCCATGAACGTCACCCAGATATTCCCTGGGACTTTCGTGTTTTCATCCCATTCCAAGAGGAGACACCTTTTGATGTGTTTGAGAGGCTCGTATCCCTGAAAAGTATTTGTTCAGGCAGAAGGCGCCAAACTCACTGGCGAGCAGATATAATCCCTGCTCTATCAAACAGTAATGGATTCTAACTGATCTGTATTAACATTTCTATATACTCAACAAAGTCCTTGAAACTAAGAGAAATTACTTCACCACCCACTTTAGGGAGCTACCTTCCCACTCTCTCCTTACAACTTGCCATCCCAGCAATCTCAGACCTGTCCAGGTCCCTGAAACTCTGGGAACAGTCCAGTCCCTGTTCCTTACCATTCCAGTCTCTTCCAGAAGTGTCCTGGGTTTAACCTTAGCTGATCCCAGATCAGCCACAGCTTTAGGAAAAACTTCACACtgccaaggaagaaaaaaagaaaggaggtgaCCCTGAGTCCCAACCAGTCTGTCCCCTCAGCAAGAACCACAAAAGCGATGATAGGGTTTCGTATgtctatatttaaatatatacaactcTAAGTAGTAGAGGGCAGGCAGGCGTGCGGGTAGCAGCGGTCTCCGATCTCTAGAGCCTTACCAAACACATTTCTGAGCTTCCATGATAAAAAGATTTGattaaaggcaaaaaagaaacataattgtaacaaaatttacattaaaatgtttataaaatgtcattttcttctggCAACTTATGTCCTTTGCATTAGATTTAATACAGATCTCTCTCCTGACTTTCCATGAAAAAGCTAGTTATATCATGGGGCTCTAAAATGATTGAAATGTAggcatgtgcacatacacacacacacacacacattaatgcTTGCTTTATGGCTTCCCTCACAGAAGACCCCCTTCCTAAGGATGCTGTATCAAGACCTAGCCCCTTCCCCAGAAaaagtgtgtgtgagagtgtgtggggggggggggggggggggggaaggtatgtcctagttttctctctccttagaGGAGAAAACCTTTCAAAACAACATGGATATCCCTGCATGTAAGGTATCACACATATTACCTCAcagctttgttttctattttccctcATTAATTTTGTCTCTAAAGAGATAATGAACCGTGAATTATAGGAAGTGTTATGAGCAATATTCCATATTGCCTCTGCACTTTGGAAAGTGATGGAAGGGTAGAAGGAACAAGGGTAGAGATctgatttatttaacttaaatcATCCACAAAAGCATCACACTCTTTCCCCACTGCACTCCTGAAGTACAGGGAAAATACAGAATGCCTCCTAGCCCAGAACTGCCTGCCCATGCATACAACCTATTGTTGGATCAGACAGTATCATTACCTCTGCCTCCTACCACTTCCTGCATCCCCATTCGCATCTTCCAGCGCAGAAAAAGTTATTTTGGGGCTTTGATTCCCTATATTTGGTCCCAGCTGAAAATTCAGGGAGGAAATGCCTGGTCCCATGGTAAGCTTCTGCGAAGTTGATTATTTTATAGCTAGAAAAAGATGAGTAATAAATCTTCCTCCTGGTTAAAAGTAATGGTTTTCTGATATTTAGAGATCAAGAATGTTTACTTTGACCAGGTGCTCTATCACACATGCTCTATCTGTGCTATAGACAAACTTCCAGGCAACATATAATCACTTCTCCCACCATGCAtctttcccacccccaaccccttaTGCAGAGGCCATAGGAACGTgtgatcttttcatgtgacttGTTCCATGACGTAAGTCTTATAAATCCTGAGAACTCAGTACTATGGTTCAGATGtacatcagacaaaataatgATTGGCCAAATCACAGCATCTTTGATTTATCTGGTTAAGTTTCAGTCATTTCCTGGTGGGCTGGAAAAGCCATGGTTACTCAAATTCCCtttctgaaacagagagagagggagggagagagagatccccaAAGTAgttatagacacacacacacacacacacacacacacacctgttccTCTGTTACTAATAATATACTGAACTCAATCAAAATCAGGAAGTGTCACTGGCACATCATCTATATGGAACACTTAATCAGTGTCATTAACAGTCTTAGGACACATTACAGTTGGGGATGTTAATGCTGTAACCTGGACCAGAAATTTGATGCTGCCTTAAGAAATCACAGTGGTATTAAAGAAGGGGGTTTGGGGATCATGGTTCTGAGAACTAGACTCAGCCAGGACACAACCTAAGTGGGTGACCTTGTGTCAATCACTAACTTCTCTGGATTTCAGGTTCTTTGTGTATCAATAAGAGATTTTAACTGGATGATCCTTTCCAACCTTAAAATTTTAccctttccctgccttcctggagtCTTGAAATTTAATTCCAGCATGTATGTTTGTAGGGTTTTCTTTCCCAAACCAGATTGTTCATGACTGTAAAACGTGTCTTTTATGGTAAACCATTTACTTTTGCTCTTAGCATTCTAGTGAGTCCACATATCCACTTTGGAAACGGTACATATATGATCTGCAAATGCCTTGGCCTTGGACAAGCAAAAGATAGCAGATGAGAGTGAGATCTTCAGAAAAGCACTTTTACAGCTAAACACGTTGTGGTCTTAGAGTCttggatattttttctcttcGTTGCTTTACCAAATCAAATGCAGCTGTAAGATCAATTCTCCTTCCCTGTAGTCTGTTCTTTAGAAAACAATGATTGTGTGATATAATTTCCTTACAGGTTTGTCCAAAAACCTCTCCAACGTAATAAATTGAGTTTAAAGTTTATGGCCACAGAAGGATCACGTTTCACCTAAGAGTCAGGCATTTCTTTTCATGCTGAAGTCTCCAATAGGGGAAGTCATTTGTTGAGGAAAGCACGAACCACATGCAACCTACATACAAACACAAGAACACAAGGGTGAGGAAGAGAAGTTAATTAATTGAGTCCCGCtaagagaattttgaaaggatGGCTGATTTGAAATAGAGTGCCTGGCAAACCCTTTGAGGCTTTAGAAATGAAGCCACCTGCTGCCCCCAGCTCCCAACCCCCCACACCTCAGCCCCTGACAGTCTCATTAGTTGCAGGAagctcttcttccctcccccaggccaCGTCAACAAATATGCAGTGGAACGGGGTGAGGAAAGCCCCCACTCTATACTTTATTCCCTTATTACAACCAGTGTGATTCTGTCTCCTCCCGTCTTCATAgcactgaaaataaaagtgaaggagATAACCTACATCAACAGAGATACCAAAATCATCCTGGAGACCAAGAGCAAGACCATTTACAAGCTGAATGGTGTGTCTGAAAGGGACCTGAAGAAGTCGGTGCTGTGGCTCAAAGACAGCTTGCAGTGCACCTGCGAGGAGATGAATGACATCAACGCGCCCTATCTGGTCATGGGACAGAAGCTGGGCGGGGAGCTGGTGATCACCTCAGTGAAGCGgtggcagaaggggcagagagagttcaAGCGCATCTCCCGCAGCATCCGCAAGCTGCAGTGCTAGTTTGCCCCCAGGCCAGCGCCGGGGCTAGGCTGACCATCTCCGCTCTGGGTCCTCAGCTCTCATTCCCCAAGCACAGGCTCTTGCAGCTCCAGCCCCCGCCTGGAGCGGCTTCCCTCGCCTTTTGCACGTTTGCACCCCCCAGCATCTCCTGAGTTATAAGGCCTTAGGAGGCCTCGGGACGGGGTAGCTGTTTTCACATAAAGGAAAACCCCACCCAGATCATGTAGAAATGTTTAAActaataaaatcatgaatatttttatgaagtttttaaaTAGCTCGCTTTAGTGTTGAATAGCTACAACCGTGACTTGGGTCtgatatttttgttcttctgtttggTTTGAGTCagctgtttttcactttctgctaAGGTTGCCATAACGTGCAAATAGCTTCATTTTTCAATGTGGCCCAAACTGTTGTGGGTCACAAACCTCGTTGAGATAAAGCTGGCTGTTATCTCAACATGTCTCGGCTCCAGCCTGAGACTCAGAGCTTAAGTCTTAAAATTCACTTGTCATTTCACACCCTCACTGGGAACTTACAGCAGTAGCATGTTATTACATTTCCAGGTAGAGTACTTCCATTTATAAAGAGCACATTAACCATCACAGCACGAGTTCTTCAAATAAAGGGCAAACAGACAGATTTCATAACTGACCTGAGTACTTTTAAgctttgtttaaaacattttttacttaattttgcaAATTCAACCATTGTAGCTTACCTGTAATATACATAGTAGTTGACcttaaaaagttgtaaaaatattGCTTTAACCAACACTGTAAATATTTCAGATAAACATTATATTCTTGTATATAAACTTTACATCCTGTTTTACCTACTGCttgtcttctgtcttttcttcttaatgGAAGGAAATGGGAAGGGTGACGTACAGAGTGGTCACTTCCCCTCTCCTGAGGCCCAGCCCTCCCACagtttaaaatgtcttatttctCAGGTGACTCAGGAAAGTGTCTCTCCCCTACACCACCTGGCTGCTGCCTTGTGCCCCACATCTCACACAGATTTTTACCACTGCAGGCCCAGTGGGGAGGCAGAGATTTGAAGGCTTTACAAAGGACTTTCCTCTTTTTGTCCCTTCTCAGCAGTTCAGCTGTAGCTATACGGTAATCCTACTTTAAAACTAAGGTTCATGAGCTTGAAGTTGTGCTTTCCCTTTCCCGagattttcataatgaaaataacCATtgcgggatgcctgggtggctcagtctgttgagcatccgacttccgctcaggtcatgaccttgcagttcacaagttcgagccccacgtcgggctctgtgccgacagctcagagcctgaagcctgcttcagattctgtgtctctctctctgctcctcccctgctgggtctccctcctttctctctttctctctctctctctctctctctctctctctctccccctccctccccccctttcgttctctttctcaagaaataaacaataaaaaaaagaaaacatttcaaaaaatgttagctTCTTCTCCACTTAAACTTTAACCCTTTAGATAAAGAGCCATGATTTGAGGAATATCATTGAAAGGCAGGGGCTAGTGAGAGGACAGATAGACATCCATCCATAAAATGTCCATGCgaattcttcattattttatttggaaacctCCACAGAAATTCTATTAAATGAAGACACTATGGCTCAGAGGAGTTAGATGGCACAGCTCATAAGAGACAGAGCTGGGGCTGAAACTCAGGGCCTTCAGGATGACAAATTCTGTCTACTCCAGCTAGGACTGAAATATAGAAACATGGTGGCACTCATCTATTTAGCAAATAATTATTGGGAATCTGCCACGTGACTTGCCCTATTCTAAGTGCTGGGGTACATGCATTaatcttggttctttttttttttttttaattttttttttcaacatttatttatttctgggacagaaagagacagagcatgaacgggggaggggcagagagagagggagacacagaattggaaacaggctccaggctctgagccatcagcccagagcctgatgcggggctcgaactcccggaccgcgagatggtgacctggctgaagtcggacgcttaactgactgcgccacccaggcgccccacattaatCTTGGTTCTTAGGGAGCTTGTATAAGGGAcggaaacaaaagaaataaccacagttatgattatatatttataactcaCCAGTTATATGCAGTATAATTACAGTTAATATGTGAGAGTAACAGAGTGTCCCCGTCAAATCTGAATTTTTTACCGGTATTCATGTGAAGCTTTCACTGATAACATTTTACTGATTTACTTTAAAAGTGTCCTGAACATACATCCATGACCTCTCTACAGTACTTAAAGCTCTTTTGGCACCAAAAGTCAATACAGCCCACTACCTCGGCTACAGGATTCCTAcaattctttccatttcctccaaGTTGCCACGTGACTGCTTCTCATCTGATTCCACAAACTCGAGATACAACCCTCTCTTCCTACAAGGCACCTCTGGACTGGACCTGAAGGGAGATGCTCACGGATCAAGGCTAACACTCATTTTAAGCATTTGGAACAGAAGACTACGGACCctgtaaaaagcaaaaagagagaaagagaagataaaagacaaaagaatggaaacagtAAGCCAAGGAATTAGGGATTAGAAGGGGGAAATATGTACAATGCATCAAAAactaatggaaagaaataatttggaaaaaaactgATCTACCTGAATGCTCCCTCTCCAGTTAAGTCAAAAGCCCCTTCCTATATAACAGGAATCAAAAGCCTCAGCTCTGAAGAGCAAGTGAATGCCAGACATGGCTTATTTCAGTCATATTTTGAGGCATCAGCAGCTCAGGCATCACTCCAATGTCTGCATTCTGCCATACGTGCCTCTCAATGGACTTTCCAACGCCTGTTCCCATCTTCCATGAAGCTATGAGCCAATGAGACACGCTTAGGCAGAGCACGTAggttttggtttgatttttcattttgttttgcatgaTGGTTCAAATACATATGAAATACatgtttatcattattattcttgAAATAATCATGattgtattcttaattttccAAGTATCAGATTTCTTTCGTTGGCATATGAAAACATGAATGTCCATCCACtattggaaaaagaaagcaaataatcaGAAGACACTGAATTTCTGTGCCTCCTAAAATGATCCATAATCTATCAGTAAACTGCTAAAATGTCACAAGTAGGAGATCAGctgaaacaaaaagttaaaaaataggaaaactatGTATCTACTATGCATGCaattcctcttcccttttctaaATAACTTGAGAAATGAGTTGAGCAAATCTATAAAAGTATTTTGAGGAGCATTTCCTAAGTGCATGAAGGACAAAGTTTCTATCCACATGCACAAATTGGTGTACTGAAATTCATAGGGTTAGAAAGAATCCATGCTAAGAGCACCCTCCATTCCTCATTGCAAATTCTGTCATCAAATGATAATTTGACTGGATTTTTTACCTTCCAACTCTTATTTACCATCAGGTTTTCAATGTTCTTGATGAGGGAAGAGGGTCACCTTGAAAACCAAATCCAGGCATATGTGTCCCTCATGCAGTTACTACAACTGGATTATGATTGTGATTTTTGCCCATGAAACACAGTGCATAACAACAAACTAATTCATTAACTCATCAAAGATTCACTGAACACGAACTGTcaccattaatttattcattcagcaatacAGTGAATGCTTTCCTGCATCTAGGCAGTGTTCCATGTGGTGAATACAGTGATTCAGCCCTCCTTCAGCTTATATTTTGAATTAGGAATTGGATTAGGCACCAGAGATAGAGATGGGTCCTACCCAAAGGGAGCTAACAATCCAATAA includes:
- the SFRP2 gene encoding secreted frizzled-related protein 2; this encodes MPQGPGSLLLLVLASHCCLGSARGLFFGQPDFSYKRSNCKPIPANLQLCHGIEYQNMRLPNLLGHETMKEVLEQAGAWIPLVMKQCHPDTKKFLCSLFAPVCLDDLDETIQPCHSLCVQVKDRCAPVMSAFGFPWPDMLECDRFPQDNDLCIPLASSDHLLPATEEAPKVCEACKNKNEDDNDIMETLCKNDFALKIKVKEITYINRDTKIILETKSKTIYKLNGVSERDLKKSVLWLKDSLQCTCEEMNDINAPYLVMGQKLGGELVITSVKRWQKGQREFKRISRSIRKLQC